Sequence from the Meleagris gallopavo isolate NT-WF06-2002-E0010 breed Aviagen turkey brand Nicholas breeding stock chromosome Z, Turkey_5.1, whole genome shotgun sequence genome:
NNNNNNNNNNNNNNNNNNNNNNNNNNNNNNNNNNNNNNNNNNNNNNNNNNNNNNNNNNNNNTTGCCTGCCCAGTCCTGACATTTCCAGAAATTACATCAGGTGGAGTTGAAGTTACGGTGGCCTATTGTGGTCATACATTGAACACTTTCTTCTCTAAATCTCCCTCTTGTCTGCCCCAAGTTACCTGTGCACCAGAAATGGGAGAAGTTTCCTGTAAGTAACTTCATATGCTGGAGTTCCTTCTCACAGTGATTTCAAAGAGTTGTTCTACGATTCCAGCCTTTTAGCCAGCTATTAGAATCAGTGCAATGGAAGcagaatacatatttttatattaaaacaagcaaacatgaATATCTGTGCTGGGCTTGAGCAGGCCTGGTTGCTGGATGCCTACCCAGCCTCCTAAccagaacaggaagaaaatctcAGAGGTAGGGCTGAGTCGAAGGCAGGGAAATTCACCACTTACCATCATGAGCAAAACAAACTTGAGTCAGGTAAAGATCAGTTTATTGCCAAATGAACATACTGTGGttataaacaaatacaaaaacattcCCTCCTACATGCTCAACTTCAATTCTTAATTGCTGTCGGAGGGGTGGGAAATAGGGATTATGATAACACTTTGTCTTTTCTACTGCTTTCTTCTCATACTGCATCCCTGCACTGGTGTGAGATCCCTCCTTCAGCATCTGCACTGGTGCAGGCCCTGCTCATGCACTGTAGTATTTCAAGAGCTGTTCCAGCATATGTCTTCATTGTGGTGTAGAGGCCATCTAGAAAAGGCTGCTCCAGTATTTCCATGGCTTTTTCAAGAAGTCCACATCCACTGCTGCAATACTTCATTGCTGCATTTGgagttctgctctgtgcctggagcacctcctgctgcACTGTCCTTGGCACCCACAGGGCTGCTTCTCACATATTTTCACTCCTTTCCCTCACAGCTAGTGTGCAgtgtttttaacattttcttaaataacattttcacaGAAGCGCTACTCACAATGTTAATAGCTCATTGGTGTCCTGTGGCAGCTGTTTTGGAGTCATCTCATACCAGCCCTCTGGCCAGGTCACAACTGTGGGCCTCTTCTTACAGAAGCCATCCATGCACCTTCCCTTGTGCTGCATAAACCCAATATAAGATGTCATGTTTCCTCCTACAGAGTCACTGAATAATTAGTTGGAGGGGATCTTGAAGATTctccagttccaaccccctgttgTGAGCAAGGCTGCCTCCCACCAGcccaggctacccagggccccacccaATTTGGCCTTGAGCCCCCTCAGGGATGGAgaatccacagcttctctaggcagctgtgccagtgcctcaccaccctctgagtagtctaagaatttctttctaacatctaacACAAGTCTATTCCCCTCTACTTTAAAGCCAATCTCCTTTGTCCTATCcctatcagaccatgtaaagagtctgtctcctctTGCTTACAAGCTCCCcgaggtactggaaggctgcaatgatgTTTCCCCAGAACCtgttcttctccaggctgaaaaagcccagctccctcagcctctcttcataaGAGGGGTTCTTCCACCCTCTGACTgccttcatggccctcctctggacccactccaacagctccacatccttcctatACTATTAACTCTGGTTTTAGATCAAATGCATTCGATTGAATCTCCAAGAGGGGAGAAGTCCGTGTTTCACTTTGCATATTGCAGTGTCATTCGATTGTGAAGTGTTCCTGTTTCAGCTCTGTCCTTTGAAGTTGCCATCAACTTTCAGCTGCTTATCCTTTTCCTTATGCAGACTGTCTGCATTTGGAGTAGTTTGGGTCAGGCAGAAGTCCAAAGTGAAAGTACCTCTGGAAGTTGTCTGTAACAACATCCAAATTACTAACTCGTGTCTGCAGTGCTTTCAAACTATCCATGGTCCCCATTAAACTACTTCATGTAGGATCCCGTTGCTTATGGTTTGCATGTATCCCAGTGGTCACAACAGTCTGCAGGCGTTGTCTGCCacatatattaaataaaaatcatagcAGGTCAAGACCAGTCTCACTTGGCTGCTACTTAGAATAGTTTGAACACCCTCATAAGAGCATGGTTTAGAAAGTTATACTAACAGCCTCTTTGTAATATGAAAGTGTTAATTTCCCCTTTAGCTCTTCCATCATTTGCCCAGTTTTCATTcaagcttaagaaaaaaaaacaagcctcagttttctcccccatctTCATGAAGTAAAATGCAGGTGATAGGCAATATGGATGAAACATAAGAAATGTTCCTATGCAGTTTATTCTGCAGCagtctgttttctcctttttatgaGGTTTCCTGGGCTGCTATCTGTTCGTGACTCCCAAATTCAAAAGACTATGCTCTGGTTGCTTTCTCACAAGTAGTCCAATAGAAGTAAAAGTGGCAGTGAACTTAAGTAAAACTGGTAGAATTTTGCATGTGACTTTTTTGATGGTCAGTATCTTCACACTATCAACTCACACTTCTATTGCTTATCTGTTTGCTGTTcagcatggaagaaaaatcacatcAATGAAAAAGGTTCTCAGCATCTACCAGCACAGTGATGATAAGCTTTTCTTGGATATGTAGTACCCAAGTACCTGATCATTTGCCCTTATGGTTTACTTTGCTGGAATCCCTTTGGCAGAATGGGCCAGAAGGTCAGGGGTCTTTTGTGAATGTCTGAGGCAATCAGCATATGAATCTCATAGGATGCTTCCAGCTTCAGCTGTTTGAGAGATCCCCATTATAGCCAATTTATATATAGGAGGCACATACATGTTTGCTTAATATAATACAGTaagtgttgttgttgttgttacctGATGATGATGAGGCAAGAATTAACACCAAAATAAGGGTTGTTAGTTTAACTGTGGTAAAGgcattcttctgtatttttttttcttgagtcctcttttattagaaaaatattcatttttaaaaaatcctgaCATTTGAAGTCAAAACTTTCAAAAGTAACAAGTTATTTCAAACTGCTCCATTTTTGAGGAGCACTAgagatgtttcttttctgaatattcATCACAGCTGGATAATGTGCAGGCAAACATGCATGGAAAatctttgtctctttttttctgcctatgACATGTACTAGCCCTCTGGGAAGaaatttcatatttcaaaacaaagtatCAGCttagcttcttttctttttggagttGCCTGTCTCTAGGTGAGCCTTCCTTTCTGAGAAGAGGTTCCGGATAATAAAGCACATACCtgaattaaaacacaaaatgatGTAAGAATGAGGGAAGGTAGTCCAAAGCACCCTCAGTTCATGTAGGAGGAATAATACAAGCCTTTGTATGGCAACTCTGAACAGTCCCTTTCATGAACATAAAAACTGAACACTACATTACAATGATGAGATTCTTCCAATTAGCCTTAAAGCCAATAACAGAACAAAGGCTTAGCCACAAGGTTAGTTGTAGTCCAGATTTTATAACAGTATATTgttgtgaaggagaaaaagctcAGTTTATATGcaatttttggctttttttaaaTCCCTTCGATGGATAAATAGGCCACATAAGTCTTAATATAGATGTAAGTCTTCACACCAACTGAGAGTAATGAGTGAGGAGGCATAGCACAGAACATGACCAAATAGGaactgattaaaaagaaaacttccaaAGTTTGTATAAGGCCAAGATAATTTAAGAactttatatatgtatatatatgtactttaaatatatatatatatatctccaaCACACACACCACGTTTCTTGCAAAATTAATTATTTGTGAATGAAAACATCTGAGTTCAAATCAACCGGGCATAAGCCACCCTGCAGTACTCTACAGGAGGTATTGCAAAGAAAGTTACAGTTTGTGAAAGGAGCTACACTGATTTGATTGTGATTTTTAGTTGTCAAGGGCACTACAGTTGTGCTGAGACCTGGCTTTCTGAAGGATGAGATACTTACCTGTAAATAGCACTAGCAGGTACATTTTCAGAACATAGGGGAAGTACACTGAGAAGGCAAATGGAAATGGCAGCTTGACGGAGTATGTGCCAAAGGTTTCAAAATAAGGCAGTGATACACAGATCGCAAATGCTGCAAAATAACATGGTAAGCCTTTAGTCAAAAGAAGTAGAAGATCATCATAAAAAAGATCTCTAGGGCACAGATAGCCATACTGTATGCTGAATTTACCATGTCATTTATATGCACAGGTAcacattattttctcttgagtTCAATTTTGTAGGTCTGAGGTATTACTTTCTATTAACACAAGAATTAGGAGATTTTACTATTCATAAAAAattctgccactgctgcagTTGTGCTGCTGCCCATATGATCTCAGTGGGCACATTTCCCAATGTAAGCGTGATAAGTGGCTAAGCATGGCTAAGCTGATAGTGTCAGcctcagtggggaaaaaagcagcactgttaTTTGTAGGCTAATGCAGTCAGTCTGGAATCTGTGTTTGACCATACTCTTAAAAAACAGAGAACgcctaaaaagaaagaaattacagaaaagacAAGTGACACAAAAGTTAATTAGACTGTACAAAAACATTTATGTCTGCTTTGGCAACACAGAAATGTCTTAGAAACACAAATGACAATTGAACAGATTAAATTTTATTGGAGAAGATAAATGAATCTGTGGTTGGTCCCCCATCCCATCTCCGTACCTTTAGCCAGAACTGAAAGTGGATAGAGCAGGATGCACAGTGAGAAGTTCAGCCACGTCAGTGGTAAGTAGTGTATTTCCATCCTTGCCAACATGTTGTAAGTGTACCTACAGCAAGAGGAAGAGTAGGTGATCTCAGATGGAATACGCCTGTCTTTAAAGAAGCATTACTGAAAAATCTGAGGGGGTTGCAGAAGAGTATGGAAGTATCCATCTGAGAATCTTTCAGAGCGTAACTTTAGAAATTTTGTTCATACTCTCATTCAGGTTGAAAATGGAtagttcagttttcagaagtGTTATTTGCAGTGCTAACCTGGAGCAGGCAGACAGCAAGACAGCTCTCCAGCCCAAAGTGCACGATTCCAACTCAGTCCATCAGACAACAGATTTCAGATGGGCACGTTACAAGGGAGGGGCAGGTGCAGCATGACTGCTGGTTGGATTAAGAAAATGCTGATATATATGTCCACTGGAATAGTTACAGCCCGACTAGAGACTGAACAGCCAGGTACACACAGGTATTCACTCTTCTGTAGCATGGCTGCCCTTCCCCTCAGGGCCTCAGAAGGGGTC
This genomic interval carries:
- the HACD4 gene encoding very-long-chain (3R)-3-hydroxyacyl-CoA dehydratase 4, whose product is MRVVEHASSSSQFFFSFQITERIIVLFVVINSQEEVQGKYIVCVLFFLWNLLDVVRYTYNMLARMEIHYLPLTWLNFSLCILLYPLSVLAKAFAICVSLPYFETFGTYSVKLPFPFAFSVYFPYVLKMYLLVLFTGMCFIIRNLFSERKAHLETGNSKKKRS